In Bacillus kexueae, a genomic segment contains:
- the rlmD gene encoding 23S rRNA (uracil(1939)-C(5))-methyltransferase RlmD: MAKVLPPVQKNEYYDVVFEDLTHDGAGVAKVEGFPVFVANALPGERAKIKVVKVKKGYGFGRLIELYEQSEHRLDAPCPIYKQCGGCQLQHLSYSGQLHHKHKHVKEVFARIGKVDINQVTVHPTLGMENPWDYRNKAQVPVGEREGGLIAGFYQQRSHEIIDMERCLIQHSINDDVVRGVKEICKQHGIRAYDEQRHKGWLRHIMVRHGYVTKETMLVFITRTHDFPNKKVILSEITKKFPHIKSIVQNVNDKRTNVIFGNETKVLWGSEYIYDYIGNIRFAISARSFYQVNPEQTKVLYEKALEYANLTGEETVIDAYCGIGTISLFLAQKAKHVYGVEIVPEAIEDAKRNASLNGMTNVEFAVGEAEVVIPKWYEQGIEADVIVVDPPRKGCDETLLHTILQMKPKKVVYVSCNPATLARDIAILEQGGYQTKEVQPVDMFPHTMHCEAVASLELINR; this comes from the coding sequence ATGGCAAAGGTTTTACCACCCGTTCAAAAAAATGAATATTATGACGTCGTTTTTGAGGATTTGACGCATGATGGTGCTGGTGTGGCAAAGGTCGAAGGTTTTCCTGTTTTTGTCGCAAACGCGCTTCCTGGTGAACGAGCAAAAATAAAAGTCGTCAAAGTAAAGAAAGGGTATGGTTTCGGTCGTCTGATCGAGTTGTATGAACAGAGTGAACACCGCTTGGACGCTCCATGTCCTATTTATAAGCAGTGTGGAGGCTGTCAACTCCAACATTTGAGTTATAGCGGTCAGCTTCACCATAAGCATAAACATGTAAAAGAAGTTTTTGCACGTATAGGGAAAGTAGATATAAATCAAGTAACAGTACACCCAACACTTGGCATGGAAAACCCATGGGATTATCGCAATAAGGCGCAAGTTCCTGTAGGAGAACGTGAGGGGGGCTTAATCGCAGGTTTTTATCAACAGCGCTCCCATGAGATTATTGATATGGAACGTTGTTTAATCCAACATTCCATTAACGATGACGTTGTTCGAGGGGTAAAAGAAATATGCAAACAGCACGGAATTCGGGCATATGATGAACAGCGTCATAAAGGATGGTTACGCCATATAATGGTTCGCCACGGCTACGTAACGAAAGAAACGATGCTGGTGTTTATTACCCGTACTCACGATTTCCCGAACAAAAAAGTAATTTTGTCTGAAATCACTAAGAAATTCCCACATATTAAATCAATCGTTCAAAATGTTAATGACAAGCGAACAAATGTCATTTTTGGGAACGAAACAAAAGTGTTATGGGGATCTGAATACATTTATGATTACATTGGCAACATTCGGTTTGCGATATCGGCACGCTCCTTTTACCAAGTCAATCCAGAGCAGACGAAAGTTTTATACGAAAAGGCATTGGAGTACGCAAACTTAACAGGCGAGGAAACAGTCATTGATGCGTATTGTGGAATCGGTACGATTTCATTGTTCCTTGCTCAAAAAGCAAAGCATGTTTACGGAGTTGAAATTGTACCAGAAGCGATAGAGGATGCGAAACGTAATGCATCGTTAAATGGGATGACGAATGTTGAATTTGCCGTTGGTGAAGCAGAAGTGGTTATTCCAAAGTGGTACGAACAAGGCATTGAAGCCGATGTCATTGTCGTCGACCCACCACGCAAAGGCTGTGATGAGACGTTGCTTCACACGATTTTACAAATGAAGCCGAAAAAAGTCGTCTACGTTTCATGTAATCCCGCAACCTTAGCAAGGGATATTGCTATTTTAGAACAAGGTGGTTATCAAACGAAGGAAGTACAGCCTGTAGACATGTTCCCTCATACTATGCACTGCGAAGCGGTTGCAAGCCTTGAATTAATCAATCGTTAA
- the fbpA gene encoding Fur-regulated basic protein FbpA, whose protein sequence is MEQSFKDSLIEQIITKGIYKADNGKQLYELNVIDLLKIVNQFEDTYQYYSN, encoded by the coding sequence ATGGAACAAAGCTTCAAAGATTCACTCATTGAACAAATCATCACAAAAGGTATCTACAAAGCTGACAACGGAAAGCAGCTATACGAATTAAATGTCATTGACTTATTAAAAATCGTGAATCAGTTTGAAGATACATATCAATATTATTCAAATTAA
- a CDS encoding diacylglycerol kinase, with product MKKARIIYNPTSGREAFKKQLPEVLQKFEQAGYETSCHATTGEGDAIEAAKCASERGYDLIVAAGGDGTVNEVVNGLAQMPYRPTLGVIPVGTTNDFARAIGMPRDNILHAVDALLSGVKRKIDIGRVNEHYFINIAGGGRLTELTYEVPSKLKTAIGQLAYYLKGIEMLPSIRPTEVEIEYDGKLFHGEVMLFLVSLTNSVGGFEKLAPDSQLNDGMFDLMILKKTNVAEFIRIASLALRGEHIHDNHVIYTKANRVKVKNKDKMQLNLDGEYGGLLPGEFENLFQHIEVIMSPEKAKQCAPITKEGSAEYL from the coding sequence ATGAAAAAAGCGAGAATTATATATAATCCAACATCTGGTCGAGAAGCGTTTAAGAAGCAATTGCCAGAGGTGTTACAAAAGTTTGAGCAAGCTGGATATGAAACATCTTGTCATGCTACAACTGGTGAGGGTGACGCTATTGAAGCTGCAAAGTGTGCGTCAGAACGTGGCTATGATTTAATCGTGGCAGCAGGTGGAGATGGGACGGTAAATGAAGTCGTTAATGGCCTTGCACAAATGCCCTATCGACCTACATTAGGAGTCATTCCTGTTGGTACGACAAATGATTTTGCCCGCGCCATTGGAATGCCTCGCGATAACATCTTACATGCGGTGGACGCTTTATTAAGTGGTGTGAAGCGAAAGATTGACATCGGAAGAGTAAATGAACATTATTTTATTAATATTGCCGGAGGAGGTCGTTTAACGGAGCTTACGTACGAAGTGCCAAGTAAGCTGAAAACAGCGATCGGTCAACTGGCGTACTATTTAAAAGGGATTGAGATGCTCCCATCCATTCGACCAACGGAAGTTGAAATTGAATACGATGGTAAGCTGTTTCATGGAGAAGTGATGTTATTTTTAGTTTCTCTGACGAATTCTGTAGGTGGTTTCGAAAAGCTAGCACCTGATTCCCAATTAAACGATGGGATGTTCGACTTAATGATCTTAAAGAAAACAAACGTGGCTGAATTCATTCGAATAGCAAGCCTTGCATTACGTGGTGAACATATTCATGACAATCATGTCATTTATACGAAAGCCAATCGAGTAAAAGTAAAGAATAAAGATAAGATGCAATTAAATTTAGATGGCGAGTACGGGGGGCTTTTACCAGGAGAATTTGAAAATCTTTTCCAACATATTGAGGTGATTATGTCTCCTGAAAAAGCGAAACAATGTGCCCCTATTACGAAGGAAGGTTCAGCCGAGTATTTATAA